The DNA window ATGTAGTAATAAAGCGAGCATAATAACTGGCAAAGCAAAACTGTTAAGGTGATGATAACATGTTGGTTctttaagtctttttttttttttttggtcttgGATTTTGATATGATGGTGGGGGGTGGTGGAAGTGATGATGAAAGGTCTTGGTCTTTTAAggatttaaagaaaaaaagaaagaaagacagAAATGTTGGTTGTTAATGTCTGGTTCTGACAACAAGTGATAATGGGGGGTTGTTAATGTTAATGTTTGGATGCAAAGAACAGGTCTGTTCATGGCATTGCAACCAAGGATCATAGCATGTGGGAATTCGGTTGCAGCTTTTGCAATGGCCGTGAGATTCCTTACAGGTCCAGCTGTCATGGCAGCCGCTTCCATTGCTGTTGGTCTCCGTGGCGTTCTCTTACGGGTTGCCATTGTCCAGGTCACTTCCCAATATCCCATTTACCCATAAATATTAACCCTGCATGCACACCTTATTTTATacactttatatttttttggtcaGTATCTCAATTATATTATACATTCTTTAATTCATTAACAATATcagtctattttttttttaattaggttggttcaaattttaaatatacatttctTTTGCTATCTTCGTATTACTatttctgacatatccttttgtGTTGCATGTAATTTGGTtaccaaaatataaaataaaacaggCAGCTCTTCCTCAAGGAATAGTACCCTTTGTCTTTGCAAAGGAATACAGCCTGCACCCTGATATTCTCAGCACAGCGTGAGTCTCTTTACtcactttttattctttttccagTTGAAATGTAAAAGCATCCAAATCAATTAATTCCTTCTTATTTTTGAAATTGCAGTGTAATCTTTGGGATGCTAATAGCTTTGCCCATAACACTTGTCTACTATATATTATTGGGGATATAAAGCggcaaatgcaaatgcaaatgcaCAATACTCTTTTGAGGTTCCACATTCAAAGGCCAAAGAAATCCTGGACCGACACATCATGACTGCATTCATGATTAATGTCTCTCTCCTTTACTTTTAATCCTTAGTTAAATTTGTAAAATCTTTATTTGTAGTCAAATTATAGGGGGAgctgttttttgttttgttttttttctttttctagctAATTATCTTCTTATTCCAAACAATTTTATTCCTTGTCATGAtagcttaaaaaaaaaaaattaacccctCGATATTTGTGATGGAAGTTTGAATTGAAGCCTGCATAATTTGATTGATACGGTGAATTATTTTGGAATTACATTGTTTAAAAAGTaacataaatacaaaataaaattgcATATTCACTCCTtacattttctttacttattCAATTACATTGTTTaatttttcattcataatcattaTAAGTCCATTTACTCGCTAGAATCGAATCATTGCATCtcttataatttaaaattcataagtAAGGTTGTTATCGTCATTCAAGATTCTGTTGTAAACAAAATGTTTATATCTTAAATCccaacttgatttttttcttgatgttaattaaatcaaaattgtaaaatatataagaaattaCATGACCAGCTGCAAAATGAATTATTTATCAAGttttattcaataaaaaataaatagaccGAGTCAAAGCAATTTTAGATTAAGTACAAAATTCCTGTTAAAAAAGTTGTGTGGCAGTATCACACAAAGGCTGATAATGGTTGAAATTAAATAActgtatattttgatgatatgatATGCATGGCAGCCCATTATATGGCAAACATGACGCCTATTTTAGCACAAAGGCCTTGTAAAATGCTTTGGATGAAATTAATTTGTCAAACTTTTtcattataaatttgatatttcatTGACTTTATTGCATCTCTTTTTTTCCCATGATTCTCGCACAAAAATTGAGTgagtaaattatacatatatatatatttacacctTCATACAGCTTTAATTGCATCAAAACTTGTTGTTCATAAAAGTTGTTTGAATAAGTTGGTATTCTTTTTCTTGATTCCCGCAgaaaagtttgattttaaaaatatattttttttttaattttcaaaagttaCGTGtgtaaaatggaaagaaataaaatagctTAGAAAGTCGTAGAAGAAACAAACAATGAGAAGATGAAGATAGATGCCTAAACAAATTTAGTGGCATCGTCAACTctatcatatcaatttcacaCTAGATGttgatttgaatttaataaatatccGGTCGAGCTTGAAAAGCTTCAAGTCAGTTAAATTAGAACTTCGTAATGCTTAACTCAAACAGTTTGTGAGTTTtatcaaacttttttttatttttactatatatttTAAGTAAAGAGTGTGATTCATTTATACCGTTATAAAACTTAAGTGATTTTGCACTATTCCATATCTTCTTTTAAACAATTAATCGTATACAAAATATGAAATAGTGTAAAATCACTTGAGCTTTACACCAGTATAAATGGATCCctcttttttaaataattcatattattaacatttttacttttaatatacCTCTAAGCTTAATTATTAAACTGAACTCAATCTTGAACTTGAATTCAAGTAGTTACTAATAAAATGAATATCTAATGTTTAATGTTAATTGATTATCTATTTTATATTGTTAAGGTGTAGTTTTATATGATTGGAATGCTAGTAAGAGTGTAGcacaaaattgaataatttaaagtatagtaaaagtgtaatttaatgTGGATACAAAATACAATTccataataataagaataaaataataaataatacactGTAAAATATCAATCtttttaaaagtatataagtaaccttttctaaatatttttaaaattgatttgattttattgcattttcaatTGTCGCCATGTAAATGATAGTATATAAAGCACAATtttattgcaaaagaaaaaggCCGAAACCAAAGCAACGCTAGCGTTGGGGTGGGTCGGTCTTCCCGTAGACAATCCATCGTGGCCATGTCACATCTTTATGTTCCTCTCCTCTTGCGTTCGATTGTTTAAGAATTGTGTTATTCCTCTATTCccatgatatttaataataatacgtTAAATTCTAAAGGACAAGTATCTATATAAGATGGCTTAGTTCTAATCTAGCATTCTTGACTTAacctatatttaaataaaaatataatttataatttataataatggatctaaatgaatttaagttaattatttaGACAAATTTTAAAGTTGGAATTTTAGATCCCAAAAATTATGAATTCCAATTAAGGTAATAAATTTTGGtagtaaactaaaaaaataaattctaaattcaagTTGAGTAAAAAATTTCTTTATgcatttagaaattaatttatttctctctcttttttcttgtttattttgtaaatataatgaATATTTTGTATTATAGATATTACTCAAACTTGGCTACTATATGAATAGAAAATTGCAAGTAGCATGAGCACGCATGGAAGACATCATTAATTATAGCACTCAATTTGGCATAATCATtagtaattatttataatattaaaactttcaaaagtaCAAATCATGTGTTTGGAAGGACATACACTATTCaccttattattttatatgtttaacacaaataatttctatttttctttgttcGGCCTACTGGACTTGGGAAGGAAATACTTCTGCAAGCATCGAATTGTTAGCCAATTTAAAAAGATTTATTGTGGTGGATGGCTACAAATATCCTAAAGGAAGCCCAATCCATCATAACCCAATGGAAAATGTTAAATCATCCTCTTCTTTAAATTCTTAAaactattctattcaatttatacTCATTATAACATCAATTCGAATGCATTGATTTTAAGGCTAGTTTTCTATATGAATTGGGCCTTAGACAAGAGATTTTGACTCAAGCCAGGCCCGAAtacattatattataaaaatatatatatgttaaataatcgtatatatttatatttatatttatattaaatcactaacccaataacaattaaacttattACTCAAAACCTAAAAGAAAGAAATCTTACCCAACtaaatataaagttttaaaaagtatatttaatagaataaaatatttatcatatttacttgtgttttttaatattagtaatttttaatatgttataaaacctttattttatatattttaaataaaaattaatctaaaaatatcaaatatgaaCAGACCGGGTTAAGATTGAATTGTGCTAGACTTGGAGAAAGTATAAACCCATTTGTGAGCCAAGCCCAGGGCTTAAAAAATATGGTTTAATTACACCCAGCCCAACCATCAACACCTCTacctatatatattttgagtttaTATTCATATAATTCTTTAAATGTCTGAGGAAGGGTTGttgaaaagtaattaaaaaatttatatttataaagtaAATgatgttttatcattttaaagctgcgaatttttacgatttaaatatatttaataatttaattgcttttagattttaattattaaGGGTTATACAAATTGAATTCatatcaaaatgaaaattttattgaagCTAGATTTAGGTGGTATAATCTCAAGACTGGAAGGATATTGACAGGGTGATGATACCACTAGTTCGGAAAAAATAAAAGGAACAGGGTGATTCCCCTGCACATGACATGTGAAGGCAAAATGGCAATGACCTTGTGTGTGTTTTTCATCTGCATTTGATTGATTTGGATACAGACAAGTAAGGGATCTGACAACCTCGATTATTGAGCTGCCTTTTCCGTCATTCAGGAAGCACCTTCCTCTCATTCCTTTTGTTTCTTCTTCACTGTTGTTTTCCTACTTTTTTCAGTAAATTTGAAGTTTTGGATTTTATTAATATGTCTAAGGAAAGGTTATAGAATGAGTTATATCATTTGAGATAGACGTGTTATTaagattatttatatatttacaatcaTATTTGCGAGTAAAATATGAGAATATTATGTTGTTAAATTACTCGCAAAATGTTAGATGATTTAAACTAAACGTCCCAACTCCCAACGTTGTCCTTTTTGTTCTCCGGCTTAGACTTCTCTAAACGGACCTCTAAAATACCGAAACTGACCTTGGACTCTGGCCTCCCATGCCTTGGATCTCCACCGTGTGTCCTTCCCGTAACCATTGTTTAGTTTCGTTGGAAGCACCGAACCCATCTCATCTCAAAGCCTCCGATCTCTGATCTTTCAAAATTGTATGTTCTTAAGCATGTGTTTGACCTTACGGGGTCTTTCGAGTCCATTGTGACTTGAGTTTTCAGGTCCTTTTTTACTTTGTCACTTGATATGGCCTCCCATTGCATATGTTGTTTTAGGTTCAGAAAAGTTTTCAACGCCATGGTGTCGAGGGGTCTCCACATCAATATTTGGGAAAATTATTGGTGCCGACTTGGGCCTCCCCCTAACCACGCCTTCACATGGATcatcaattataaatttttaaatgttaatttaattcAGTAATATTATTAAACTTTTAGGTGAAAATTAAAACTTCaggaattattaaaatttaataatttaacaattttttagtaaatgattaaattcCAGATATACAAAAATAATCACATTAATTAATAGAAGATCtcgaaaaattactaaaataatatgaatgcaaataaattacataaaaaatgttaaactattaaattttaataattcctTAGTTTTCACCCAaaagtttaataatattaaccaaattaaattaaatttttaattttctttatataaCTGATAATCCATGTTAGGGGAGGCTTGACATGGATTTGACTCATCAATGTACCAAATTTTACCCCAAAATCAAGGCCCAAATAGACGCCCACAATTCTGATTATTTTTTACTATAGAAATCATACTAATTTTGCAttcatatcattttaaaaaaacattattttttttcatattatttgggtaaatttcCCTCAATATTGAGTTGACCTTGATGGTTGGGTGTGCCAAACACCCGATTTTTTCATTTATTGAGCAGGACTGAGGCATTTAACTGCTTTTCCCGCTCTAAGAGTTCGGGCTTGGGCTTGTGAATGTAATGTTGATCTCCTTTTGCTTGTAATCGTTTCTTTCTTTATGTAAAACTTCAAATTTTGATTCAGATCGATTATACCTTCTACTAAAGAGAACAGAAGATTTTGTAAAGGTGAGCTTCTTTTTTTCTTACTAGAGTTGTTAAAGCCTTGAAAGTAACAAATTAGAACCGTTGAAAAGGGGTTTACAGTACTACTGAGTGCtgtcttttattatttttctctcccCACCTTTTTTTTATTGTTCAATATGCAACTCATTGAAGTCCCATTTACAGTAGGGGAGGTCCATATTGCAGCAGGCTTTACTCACATTTCactaaaaaaaaactaagaaacaTCATACAGTAACCAAACCCTGACTCTGGTTTCTTTTCTATCTATAAAAAGCCTACCATGGTTAGAAGCTTAGTAATAAAATCCAGGCagtcctttcctttccttttccccTCTTACATGCTCCTTGGTACCCAAGGTTTCAGCCATGGCGACAATGCTGAGATCTCTGCTAACTTTCACACTCTTCACGCTTCTTTTCTCCTACGTTTCTGGTACTCTCTTACACTTGGAAGTTTTTAACTTGGTTATATGTACGGTCTTTATAACATTTGCTTCTTTTTGTTTTCAACAGCAACAACAATTACACTCTACAACAAGTGCCCTCACCCAGTGTGGCCAGGTATCCAACCCAGCGCTGGGAAGCCACTTTTAGCTCGCGGTGGCTTTAAACTTCGACCCAACAAGGCCTACTCCATGCGTCTCCCTCCCCTCTGGTCCGGTCGTTTCTGGGGCCGTCACGGCTGCTCCTTCGACGCATCCGGACGCGGCCGTTGCGCTACTGGTGACTGCGGCGGATCCCTCTTCTGTAACGGCCTCGGCGGTGCCCCGCCTGCTACGCTAGCCGAAATCACCCTCGGCCAGGACCAAGATTTCTACGACGTGAGCTTGGTGGATGGCTACAACATAGCAATGTCAATAACCCCATTCAAAGGCTCAGGCAAATGTAGCTACGCTGGGTGTGTGAGTGACTTGAACTTAATGTGCCCCGTTGGTTTACAAGTGAGATCGAAGGATAACAAGCGAGTGGTGGCTTGTAAAAGTGCTTGCTTTGCTTTCAACTCGCCGAGGTATTGCTGCACTGGGACCTTTGGGAACCCCCAGTCATGCAAGCCAACAGCGTATTCGAAGATTTTCAAGGCAGCTTGTCCCAAAGCATATTCCTATGCATACGATGATCCAACCAGCATTGCTACTTGCACCCGCGGCAACTATTTGGTCACTTTTTGCCCCCATCGTCGCTAgaattgttattttatatatacttaGTAATAACTATCATCAAAGTTAGATGCTATATCTACTACGTATATTTAATATCTTCGTATACTAGATGTCGCTTTCTATGTAGTAGTGGGACTTTATTAATTAGAAACATTATATATGGCGAATTTTTGTTAGCTTTTTTCTTATTAGATCTGCTGCACAGTTAATAAGAGAATATCTGTGTGGGTGGCGGTGGTGTTGGCCACTGGCCAGTGGGGGCCATGGTCCTTGACCACGTGAGCTGCAGTTAAGATCTTTGAATATATTGACAAAAAAAGGTATCTATGGCATCTGAGATAGCTCTTCATGATTTCGTCAAATTTTAATAATGTAGTATCTACTACATATGTTATGGGTTGGGTAAGGTCACATTCAGCGTGTATTTAATTGTATAATGTTATTATTTCTAAAGTGAATTCACTATATATAATttccaattatttttattttactaattcaactaaaagttggtatgttttaatatattttttataaatacattttGGGTGGCCGTGGAATCCATTGCAATTTACAGATTAGAATGAAAGGGGGTAATAAGGCTTTTGTAGTCGATTGATGAATCTTTGTTGCACTCGTTCCATCTCTAACCTCAAATCTCAATTCAAatgagataaatattttttaataagaaaaaactCAATTTTAACAAATGAGACTCAAGATCCTACTAacttaattttgaatatttaagaTACTCGTACTTAAcactcaaaattaaaaaaaaaaaactcaaatgttGAATATCTTAAATATTGCttcttttaatcattttaaactTCTAGGAAGTTCATTAGGTAGATTTTTGGATGGGGAAAGTGTATAATGAATAAAAGTTGTGTCCATTGAATTCATAGAAATGCTTGGAAGAGTTTATTGAAAGCATACTATTTAAAGTGTGTTGGGTGAAACTGAAGTATAGTTGAACCTTTTGGTTCAcccaattcttttaattattaatgattatgttttcttaaaaaaaaaatgttgGTAACAAATTTCCAAATTTGGATTGTTCATAAATTATATTGAAGAAAAATGGTAAGTTTGAATGATGGGGTTGTTTTGGTAAATTGAAATTCACGAGCTTCTATAAACTGAAAAACGTGATGACAGTGTGTGTCAGATAGTTGTTGACAGCTAaacccctttttttctttttgtatattTGTTGGTTTTTAGAGCGCCAGCTAGCTGTTTGGGAAACTGTGCTAATAAGAACCCATAACTTTTTCCTCGCTTTGGAATTTTTTACCATTATTCAGTTGATATTTTAGCTccaatttaattgatttaataagatTTTATATCTTAATCAATTCTTTATTTAGTCTATCTAATTCAATCCCTTTTCCCAGTGTTAGCGCCCATTTTATCTTTTACCAACCTACGCAGAGGTCATGAAATCTTTTACTTTAAGACTGTTGAGACCATTTGTTAACGCTAGAGTTCAAAGAAAAAGATTTAAGATAACTTTACCCTTCATAAACCACCAATTAATGCGAAACCCCATAATTGATTTAGAAGAAGAGAAGAATGAGAAACAAgagaaaaaatattaatttttttatccaacaATTCCGCCTCAGACgtctaattaataaaaatatattcgaaactaaatcaaaaacaaaaatctaCGAATTAAGTAAAATCTCATTTATGTAAAATTAAGAATTTTTCATTCTTAAATATCCAATAATTTAATTCCACAAATCtaagtaaatatttatcaaatttataacaatataaattttattataaaaaccattttctaaatacaaataaaaaataaaataatggtgaAATTATTATTACAGTCAAAACATGTGCGGAGCACCAACGAAAGAGGTCAAATATAGGAGCATTGCAAGGATAGAAATGTAATAGAATAGGTTCAAATGTCACATACGTCCGTTCATGTACgctttcaaaatctaaaatttaatctttatattttttaattttttaattttaaaattttaattttttatattttaaaatttaaattaaatttatgacattattaatattattttattaaactcaagtttattataatatcatttttaactgtattattatttattttaaaatatcataccaataaatttaataaaaaataattatgtataattgagcttgaattttaaaatttaaaaaataaaaaagattaaatttataaagttaaaagtataaaaattaaattctaaaatttgaaagAGTATATAACCTATGACATTTTAACCAATAGAATATGGCAAGGCTCTATTCTCCCTGTTTTCCTCCAGGATCCTAAAATAATATGCCTAATCCCACCCCTCTTATTTCGCTCCCACCATTCATAGTGGAAACTAAAATTAGTCACTCAATCCTCTCTACTTCTTTTAATCGTTCACCAAAaccaaaaaaagattaaatcatgTCCAGCAGTAACCAACCATGGATCCAATCCAGAAAGTTTTCAACCAATTCGACAAAAACAAGGACGGCAAGATCTCTGTATCGGAGCTCGACGAGGTTTTGAAAGCGTTGGGTTGCTCCTCCCCTGAGGAGGAAATCAAACGTGTCATGGAAGAACTCGACGTCGACAAAGACGGATTCATCAACCTCTCCGAGTTCATCAACCTCTGTAGTTCCTCTTTCGACACCGCCAACGCTGAAACGGAGCTTCATGAGGCCTTCGATTTGTATGACCAGGATAAGAACGGCTTGATCTCGGCGGAAGAGTTGCATCTGGTTTTGAATCGGTTGGGGATGACGTGTTCGGTTGAGAAAGCTGTTAAGATGGTCGCTAGTGTTGATGCGGATCATGATGGGAATATTAATTTCGAGGAGTTCCGGAAGATGATGAGTGATTCGAAGGCGGGTAATGAGGAATGAATCGAAGCCGTAGGATTGCAAGTTTTTTGGACAGTTATTTGTTGATTCAAACGACGTGAATGAATCAAAGGTATTGTTTATAGGTTGTTTGGAGTATTAATTACGAATGTTGACAATAACTATATGGAATTTGCTGTACTTGATGGATTCTGAGTTCcatggaatgaaattttaaattggattgGTAGCAATGACCGGATTGCATTTTTGCATCTGTtgattataatttcttttaagatATTCAaaagttaatttatttgtattaatctgatttttcaaataaaaaatttcattgaCAGGTAGCACACCATACATATTACGATTAAAACTATCATAAAATTGCTGT is part of the Gossypium hirsutum isolate 1008001.06 chromosome D11, Gossypium_hirsutum_v2.1, whole genome shotgun sequence genome and encodes:
- the LOC107904682 gene encoding thaumatin-like protein encodes the protein MATMLRSLLTFTLFTLLFSYVSATTITLYNKCPHPVWPGIQPSAGKPLLARGGFKLRPNKAYSMRLPPLWSGRFWGRHGCSFDASGRGRCATGDCGGSLFCNGLGGAPPATLAEITLGQDQDFYDVSLVDGYNIAMSITPFKGSGKCSYAGCVSDLNLMCPVGLQVRSKDNKRVVACKSACFAFNSPRYCCTGTFGNPQSCKPTAYSKIFKAACPKAYSYAYDDPTSIATCTRGNYLVTFCPHRR
- the LOC107904679 gene encoding probable calcium-binding protein CML27, with the translated sequence MDPIQKVFNQFDKNKDGKISVSELDEVLKALGCSSPEEEIKRVMEELDVDKDGFINLSEFINLCSSSFDTANAETELHEAFDLYDQDKNGLISAEELHLVLNRLGMTCSVEKAVKMVASVDADHDGNINFEEFRKMMSDSKAGNEE